From the genome of Sporomusa sphaeroides DSM 2875:
CGGAGGGCCGCATCTGCCGGGACGATGGAGCGCATTGCCTATCTACTGGAGAAAGTCGGTTTACATGGGGGCCATGTAAACCGATATCCGCACGAACTCAGCGGCGGCCAGCTTCAACGGGTCTGCATTGCCCGGGCCATTGCAACTAATCCTGCGTTCATTTTGCTGGATGAGCCGGTAAGCTCACTGGATGTGTCGGTTCAGGTGCAGGTGATGGATCTGTTGGCTAGCCTAAAGGAAGAATTCAATTTATCTTATCTCTTTATCAGCCATGACCTGGCGGCAGTTGCTTATCTTTGCGACCGGGCGCTGTTTTTCGCCGAGGGGGAGATTGTCGAAGAAGTTCCGCGCATCATGGAATTGGGCCGGGTGAAAGCTGCTTATTCCCGCAAGTTATTGCATTCGGTGCTGGATTTTTCCGAGGGAGCGGCAGATTGCCACTGCCGACTTGCAGGGGTGACCGAATAGTATGGCGGCAGCAGAGAAAACAGGTAGAAGTAACATAGAAAAAATCCCCTCTGTTCAGTGAACTGGGGGATTTTTTCTATTCTGTTATTTCTGTGCGAACTTTTCAAGCCCGTATGCTACCAGCGGGTCGCCGGAGTTCACCGCCAAACCGCTTGTATAATAAAACACGGTGCCATCCTCTTCCGCATAGTATTCCCGGATGCATTTCCCAAAAAAGTTCTCTGTATGACCTAACAGATCGCCTTTTTTCACTATCCCATTTTCCTCTATAGCGGGATACCAAAGGCCTGCCTCTGCGGCCGCCAGGTAAATAGTTTTATTATATACCTTTTTATCACATACAGGTTCTGCCGGATTAAACACATATACACCCAGGTGATTAAATAGTAAACAGATATCCTTTTGATATGCCTGCACCCATGCTTCCTTGCAATAACCGCAGTATCCCCGTTCCAGCAGGAGACCCGGTATACCCAGTTTGGCGGCATAACTATATTGTCCCGTAGCTGCAGTTGAGGCAATCAGGTAGGGAATATCGGTCGCCCGCGCGGCCGCTTCCGCAATGTTGCGAACCTCTTCGCCTGCCGCTGCAGGGAAGAACAGGCAGGGGGTGAGAGGCTCCATTTGGCCGCCGCTGTGCAAGTCAATGATGAATCCGGCCTGGGGAAATATCTCGCGGACAAAGTAGTCGGCGATACGGTCGCCGGTACCACCATCCGGGCTGCCCGGGTAATTGGCGTTTAAATTCGCGCCATCTTCCGGTACACGGTCTGGTGATTTCGCCCAGAACCCACTGGTGTTAACGCAATGCAGCAATAATATTCGCCCCTTGACCCTGATCGGATTAATTTCCGCTGCCACGCGGATGGCCGCGGCGACTCCGGGGTATTCCCCGCTGTGGATGCCTGCCGTAACAACAATGGTAGGGCCGTCCTCATTACCATAAATCAAAGTAGCCGGCATTTCATATCCCGCTACACCTGGCTCGATCAAAACCTGTTTCTTTTCTCCCCGGGCCACACTGTATCCGCAAATCGTCCATTGGTTCATTGTATCATCCTCCTGTATTCTGTCATGATATATGATTTCATCCTCTGGTTTGACTTTTCCAACACTGATTTGTTGATACGGCAAACTTTCATCCCATTGCTTTCGCGTTATAGTCCGGCACTATGTCTTTACCATGATTATCTATATTTTATTGCAATTGAACTTAAAAAAGGAGCAACCTTAGCGGCCTCTCCTTTACGCTTTATGCATTTGCAAACATTTTATCCTGTTATGGGAAAGTTCAATATAATGGTCATATTATACCAGTCTGACAAGTGAGGTGTCTACAAATTTTGTTAGAAGGGATTAAAGAGCTGGTTTTGGCAGAAGGGGATTGTCCTGAAGTATTATTACAGAGAAGACTGCCTTTGACCCTCAAGAAGTTTCAGTGGTAAAATAAGCATATAATAAGAATACTATTTTACTACAGGAGGTGCTTGCAGTGAATATAAAACCTTCGGCCGCAATACGCAAGAATTATAACGAAATATCTGCACTTTGTAAAACTACTAAGGAACCGGTTTTTCTCACGAAAAATGGTGAGGGCGATCTGGTAGTCATGGATATAGATACTTTTTCCCGTCGGGAAAGTATGCTCAAGCTGAGGGAACAGCTTGTGGCAGTTGAGGAAGACCGTTTGATGGGCAAAAGAGGCTTTTCCATTGATGAAATGAATGAAATGATGACAAAAGCTATTAAAGAGTCTGTCAATGTGCAGCGTCTCTAAGCGCTATCGGGTCATTTTCTCGGAGCGAACGGGGGAAATGCTTGTGCAGCATGTCCGTTTTGTCGCTCAAGTTAGTTCCCAGGCAGCGGATAAGCTAAGACTAGGTATAATTGAATCTGCAAAATTCTTGCAAAAGTTTCCCGAACATGGGGCATGACTTATTGATCGCAAATGTCTATAGGAAACTGCTTGTGGACAAACGTTACCTCTTTATTTACAAGATTAAAGACAATACGGTATATCTTGATTATGTGGTTGATTGCCGTCAAGAGTACCCCTGGTTGATTTAATATAAATGAATTCTTAAATGACTGTTTGTCAGGGCGGTATTGACAGGTATTTCCGGATATGGTATAGTCATATGCATAGCAAGGATAAACTAAATATTTCGAGATAGGTGCCCTTAGGGGCTTAATAGGGAAGTCCGGTTAGAAGCCGGCGCGGTCCCGCCACTGTAACGGGGAGTAAGCTTAAGTTATACCACTGGGATGTATTTCCTGGGAAGGTTTAAGCAAGCCATGATCCGGAGTCAGGAGAACTGCCTGTCTGACAATCACCGTTTTTCACCCACGAGGTATGGGGA
Proteins encoded in this window:
- a CDS encoding ABC transporter ATP-binding protein is translated as MLLTVNEVYKDFSQEGSFFLASKKPVLKGVSLQLAQGECLGLIGESGSGKSTLGRMMIGIEPPDRGEVLFDGQNIYKSAGWGKRADWRQKISAVFQDYTSSVNPRFQVWQIIGEPMHTRRRAASAGTMERIAYLLEKVGLHGGHVNRYPHELSGGQLQRVCIARAIATNPAFILLDEPVSSLDVSVQVQVMDLLASLKEEFNLSYLFISHDLAAVAYLCDRALFFAEGEIVEEVPRIMELGRVKAAYSRKLLHSVLDFSEGAADCHCRLAGVTE
- a CDS encoding M14 family metallopeptidase; the encoded protein is MNQWTICGYSVARGEKKQVLIEPGVAGYEMPATLIYGNEDGPTIVVTAGIHSGEYPGVAAAIRVAAEINPIRVKGRILLLHCVNTSGFWAKSPDRVPEDGANLNANYPGSPDGGTGDRIADYFVREIFPQAGFIIDLHSGGQMEPLTPCLFFPAAAGEEVRNIAEAAARATDIPYLIASTAATGQYSYAAKLGIPGLLLERGYCGYCKEAWVQAYQKDICLLFNHLGVYVFNPAEPVCDKKVYNKTIYLAAAEAGLWYPAIEENGIVKKGDLLGHTENFFGKCIREYYAEEDGTVFYYTSGLAVNSGDPLVAYGLEKFAQK
- a CDS encoding type II toxin-antitoxin system Phd/YefM family antitoxin → MNIKPSAAIRKNYNEISALCKTTKEPVFLTKNGEGDLVVMDIDTFSRRESMLKLREQLVAVEEDRLMGKRGFSIDEMNEMMTKAIKESVNVQRL